One part of the Mesorhizobium sp. M4B.F.Ca.ET.058.02.1.1 genome encodes these proteins:
- a CDS encoding aminopeptidase P family protein encodes MFQTFDSAGDPSVGKPRVALLRQWLAENKLDGFIVPRADEHQGEYVADRSARLKWLTGFSGSAGVAIVLSDRAFVFVDGRYTLQVRSEVDLDIFAIESLIDNPPAAWIKDNLGKGARLGFDPWLHTLSEVKALRASAEQSGATLVPLDKNPIDIIWKDQPEPPVAPVEVHPIGFAGELAKDKLARLGAAIDKDGATHAVLTDPSSIAWVFNIRGGDVPHTPLALGFAILAADGKHQLFMDQRKFPRMVAAYLTQLADPHEPGEFEAAVVALAKGGARIALDPVLAAEKLRILVEGNGGTVVSAPDPARIPRATKNQAEINGSRAAHRRDGAAVAKLLCWLDRQKPGSLDEIAVVTRLEEVRRQTGEETQMPLRDVSFDTISGAGPNGAIMHYRVSRATSRKLADGELFLLDSGGQYQDGTTDITRTVPIGEPTQEMRERFTLVLKGMIGISMLRFPAGTRGSEIDAVARLALWRHGCDFAHGTGHGVGSYLAVHEGPQRIARTGTEKLLAGMMLSNEPGYYKEGAYGIRIENLVLVTASEQVEGGDIAMHGFETLTLAPIDKRLVRTDLLTRDELHWLDTYHARVLAEIGPMLDGETLAWLEKATAPLPHDAKI; translated from the coding sequence ATGTTCCAGACCTTCGATTCGGCGGGCGATCCGTCTGTCGGCAAGCCGCGCGTGGCGCTGCTGCGGCAATGGTTGGCTGAGAACAAGCTCGATGGTTTCATTGTTCCCCGCGCGGACGAGCACCAGGGCGAGTATGTCGCCGACCGCTCGGCGCGGCTGAAATGGCTGACCGGCTTCAGCGGCTCGGCCGGTGTCGCCATCGTCCTTAGCGACCGCGCCTTCGTCTTCGTCGACGGGCGCTACACGCTGCAGGTGCGCAGCGAAGTCGATCTCGACATCTTCGCCATCGAGAGCCTCATCGACAACCCGCCTGCCGCCTGGATCAAGGACAATCTCGGCAAGGGTGCACGCTTGGGCTTCGACCCATGGCTGCACACGCTGAGCGAGGTCAAGGCGCTGAGGGCCTCGGCCGAGCAGTCCGGCGCGACGCTGGTGCCGCTCGACAAGAACCCGATCGACATCATCTGGAAGGATCAGCCCGAGCCGCCTGTAGCGCCCGTCGAAGTTCATCCGATCGGCTTCGCCGGCGAACTGGCCAAGGACAAGCTGGCGCGGCTGGGGGCGGCGATCGACAAGGACGGCGCGACGCATGCCGTGCTCACCGACCCGTCGTCGATAGCCTGGGTCTTCAACATCCGCGGCGGCGACGTGCCGCACACGCCGCTGGCGCTTGGTTTCGCGATCCTTGCCGCCGACGGCAAGCACCAGCTCTTCATGGACCAGCGCAAATTCCCGCGCATGGTTGCCGCCTATCTCACCCAGCTTGCCGATCCGCACGAGCCAGGCGAGTTCGAGGCGGCCGTTGTCGCGCTGGCCAAGGGCGGCGCCAGGATTGCGCTCGACCCCGTTTTGGCGGCTGAGAAGCTGAGGATTTTGGTCGAGGGCAACGGCGGTACGGTGGTCTCCGCGCCCGATCCAGCCCGCATTCCGCGCGCCACCAAGAACCAGGCCGAGATCAACGGCAGCCGCGCCGCGCACCGTCGCGACGGCGCGGCGGTGGCCAAGCTGCTTTGCTGGCTCGACCGGCAAAAGCCGGGCTCGCTCGACGAGATCGCCGTGGTCACCAGGCTCGAGGAGGTGCGCCGGCAGACCGGCGAGGAGACCCAGATGCCGCTGCGCGACGTCTCCTTCGACACTATTTCCGGCGCCGGCCCTAACGGCGCCATCATGCACTACCGTGTTTCCCGCGCCACTAGCCGCAAGCTTGCCGATGGCGAGTTGTTCCTGCTCGATTCCGGCGGCCAGTATCAGGACGGCACTACCGACATCACCCGCACCGTACCGATCGGTGAGCCGACGCAGGAGATGCGCGAGCGCTTCACCCTGGTGCTGAAGGGCATGATCGGCATTTCCATGCTGCGCTTTCCGGCCGGCACGCGCGGCTCGGAAATCGACGCCGTGGCGCGCCTGGCGCTATGGAGGCATGGTTGCGACTTCGCCCACGGCACCGGCCATGGCGTCGGCTCCTACCTTGCAGTCCATGAAGGCCCGCAGCGCATCGCCCGCACCGGCACCGAGAAGCTGCTCGCCGGCATGATGCTGTCCAACGAGCCCGGCTACTACAAGGAAGGCGCCTACGGCATCCGCATCGAGAACCTTGTGCTGGTCACGGCCTCCGAGCAGGTAGAAGGCGGCGACATCGCCATGCATGGCTTCGAGACGCTGACGCTGGCGCCGATCGACAAGCGCCTAGTTCGCACCGATCTGCTGACACGCGACGAACTGCATTGGCTCGACACCTATCACGCGCGGGTGCTGGCCGAGATCGGCCCTATGCTGGACGGCGAGACGCTGGCCTGGCTGGAGAAGGCGACCGCGCCGCTGCCACACGACGCCAAGATCTGA
- a CDS encoding 50S ribosomal protein L11 methyltransferase: MAQTRLHFTAGKIEADRIFAALDAAFEDEGLPLAVLEVDEDRDIHEVSLYADGDVDAVEARVKDILASLALTKPIERETLPEIDWVARSLEGLKPVRAGRFFVHGAHDRDKRHSGDLAIEIEAGLAFGTGHHGTTAGCLEMLAKVVRRERPRNALDLGTGSAVLAIALARLAHIPVLATDIDPVAVKVAAANARLNHVKALVETVTAPGFHHPIFSRHAPFDLIVANILARPLMRLAPEMAKHIRLGGSLVLSGILDRQRDAVVSAYVGQSFRHVRTLHREGWVTIHLKR, translated from the coding sequence ATGGCGCAGACGCGGCTCCATTTCACCGCCGGCAAGATCGAGGCCGATCGCATCTTCGCCGCGCTCGATGCGGCCTTCGAGGATGAGGGCCTGCCGCTTGCCGTGTTGGAGGTCGACGAGGATCGCGACATCCACGAAGTCTCGCTCTATGCCGATGGCGACGTCGATGCGGTCGAGGCGCGGGTGAAGGACATTCTTGCCAGCCTGGCGCTGACGAAGCCGATCGAACGCGAAACGCTGCCCGAAATCGACTGGGTAGCGCGCTCGCTGGAGGGCTTGAAGCCGGTGCGCGCCGGCCGCTTTTTCGTCCATGGCGCGCATGACCGCGACAAGCGCCACAGCGGCGATCTCGCCATCGAGATCGAGGCTGGGCTTGCCTTCGGCACCGGCCATCACGGCACAACCGCCGGCTGCCTTGAAATGCTGGCGAAGGTCGTGCGGCGCGAGCGGCCGCGCAACGCCCTCGACCTCGGCACCGGCAGCGCCGTGCTGGCGATCGCGCTGGCGAGGCTGGCGCATATCCCGGTGCTGGCGACCGACATCGACCCGGTCGCGGTCAAGGTCGCCGCCGCCAATGCCCGCCTCAACCACGTCAAGGCGCTGGTCGAAACCGTGACCGCGCCGGGCTTCCACCACCCGATCTTCAGCAGGCACGCGCCGTTCGATCTGATCGTCGCCAACATATTGGCGCGGCCGCTGATGCGGCTGGCGCCGGAAATGGCGAAGCACATCAGGCTCGGCGGCTCGCTCGTGCTGTCCGGCATTCTCGATCGCCAGCGAGACGCCGTGGTCTCGGCCTATGTCGGCCAGAGCTTCCGCCACGTTCGCACCCTGCACCGCGAGGGCTGGGTGACGATCCATCTCAAGCGCTGA
- a CDS encoding AzlC family ABC transporter permease has protein sequence MSAEAISESSAKSDFWDGVRLSMPVVVASAPFALLFGAIAVDNGFSVLEAFLMSALIFGGASQMVGIELFGQHVAPWLIVLSIFAVNFRHVLYSAGLGRRIAHWPVVQQALGFFIMTDPQYAVSEARAQSGETVGFAWYLGLGLPVYVFWVIESALGAVFGKLIPDTHALGIDFLLPIYFLGLVMGFRKRPLWLPVVVASAVASTIASKTVGSPWHVSIGAVAGVLLAVILPPHHSGVGERP, from the coding sequence ATGTCGGCGGAAGCGATTTCCGAAAGCAGTGCGAAGAGCGATTTCTGGGACGGCGTTCGGCTCTCGATGCCGGTCGTGGTCGCTTCGGCGCCATTCGCGCTGCTGTTCGGGGCAATTGCCGTCGACAATGGTTTCTCGGTCCTTGAGGCCTTCCTGATGAGCGCGCTGATCTTCGGCGGCGCCAGCCAGATGGTCGGTATCGAACTGTTCGGCCAGCATGTCGCGCCGTGGCTGATCGTGCTGTCGATCTTCGCCGTGAATTTCCGCCACGTGCTCTATTCCGCCGGCCTCGGCCGGCGCATCGCGCACTGGCCGGTGGTGCAGCAGGCGCTCGGCTTCTTCATCATGACCGATCCGCAATACGCCGTGTCGGAGGCGAGGGCGCAATCCGGCGAGACCGTCGGCTTTGCCTGGTATCTCGGGCTCGGCCTGCCGGTCTATGTGTTCTGGGTGATCGAAAGCGCGCTTGGCGCGGTGTTCGGCAAGCTCATTCCCGACACGCACGCGCTGGGCATCGACTTCCTGCTGCCGATCTATTTCCTCGGCCTCGTCATGGGCTTCCGCAAGCGGCCGCTGTGGCTGCCTGTGGTCGTGGCGAGCGCCGTTGCCTCCACCATCGCCTCCAAGACGGTAGGCTCGCCCTGGCACGTTTCCATCGGCGCCGTCGCCGGCGTGCTGCTCGCCGTCATACTGCCGCCGCATCACAGCGGCGTGGGGGAACGGCCATGA
- the ligA gene encoding NAD-dependent DNA ligase LigA: MSEKPVDSLSESEAAHELKRLAAEIAEHDRRYHTEDAPTISDAEYDALARRNLAIEDRFPDLVREDSPSRRVGAPPAEGFAKIRHAVPMLSLAKAYTDEDVADFIERGRRFFDRDKDLDIAFTAEPKIDGLSASLRYERGVFVQGATRGDGAVGEDITANLKTIADIPKTLRGSGWPDSIEIRGEVYMTYAEFEALKERSAAAGGQDYVNPRNTAAGSLRQKDPSVTASRNLKFFAYAWGYTTADPAPTQYDSVQKFAEWGFKVSPLMVRAKSIEELIAQYHRIEEQRSSLGYDIDGVVYKVDQLELQRRWGFVTGEPRWAVAHKFPAEQAMTTVQKIDIQVGRTGTLAPVARLAPVTVGGVVVENVTLHNEDYIKGLDSNGLPIRDGIDVRIGDTVVIQRAGDVIPQIVSVVIDKRPADAVPYEFPHTCPICGSPATREINEKTGKEDSRRRCTGELICAAQAVEGLRHFVSRGAMDIEGLGAENIDLFFNAGLIKTAADIFTLKDRRPDVTRALAGRREEQARLREAASGKTRKNVRSAEERNYEGLDKLFAAIDARREPELDRFIFALGIRHIGETTAAVLARTFSTMEELIRVGKETAAADDPHDVFPSINGIGDTVIGALRDFFGNERNDDVLEALLAQVHPKPYIVEISAGSEVSGKTVVFTGSLEKMTRSEAKAMAERLGAKVAGSVSAKTDLVVAGPGAGSKLKDATALGIEVIDEDTWLQRIGRGG, encoded by the coding sequence ATGTCGGAAAAACCAGTCGATTCGCTGAGCGAAAGCGAGGCCGCACACGAACTGAAGCGGCTGGCGGCGGAGATCGCCGAGCATGACCGGCGCTATCACACCGAAGATGCGCCGACGATCTCGGACGCCGAATATGACGCGCTGGCGCGCCGCAACCTCGCGATCGAAGATCGCTTCCCCGATTTGGTGCGCGAAGATTCGCCGTCGCGTCGGGTCGGCGCGCCGCCGGCGGAAGGCTTTGCCAAGATACGCCATGCGGTGCCGATGCTCAGCCTCGCCAAGGCCTATACCGATGAGGACGTCGCCGACTTCATCGAGCGCGGCCGGCGGTTCTTCGACCGCGACAAGGACCTGGACATCGCCTTCACCGCCGAGCCGAAAATCGACGGGCTGTCGGCCTCACTGCGCTACGAACGCGGCGTGTTCGTGCAGGGTGCAACGCGCGGCGACGGCGCCGTCGGCGAGGACATCACCGCCAATCTCAAGACGATCGCGGATATCCCGAAGACCCTGAGAGGGTCGGGCTGGCCCGACAGCATCGAGATACGCGGCGAGGTCTACATGACCTATGCGGAGTTCGAGGCGCTGAAGGAACGCTCAGCGGCTGCCGGCGGCCAGGACTACGTCAATCCGCGCAACACGGCCGCCGGGTCGCTGCGCCAGAAGGATCCGTCGGTCACCGCTAGCCGCAACCTCAAATTCTTCGCCTATGCCTGGGGGTACACGACGGCGGACCCGGCTCCGACCCAATATGATTCGGTGCAGAAATTCGCCGAGTGGGGGTTCAAGGTCAGTCCGCTGATGGTGCGGGCGAAGTCGATCGAGGAGCTGATCGCGCAATACCATCGGATCGAGGAGCAGCGTTCGTCGCTCGGCTACGACATCGACGGTGTCGTCTACAAGGTCGACCAGCTGGAATTGCAGCGCCGGTGGGGGTTCGTCACCGGCGAGCCGCGCTGGGCCGTCGCCCACAAATTCCCGGCGGAGCAGGCGATGACCACCGTGCAGAAGATCGACATCCAGGTCGGCCGCACCGGCACGCTTGCGCCCGTGGCGCGGTTGGCGCCCGTTACGGTCGGGGGCGTCGTGGTCGAGAACGTCACGCTACACAACGAGGACTATATCAAGGGCCTGGACAGCAACGGCCTGCCGATCCGCGACGGTATCGATGTCCGCATCGGCGATACGGTGGTGATCCAGCGGGCAGGGGACGTCATTCCGCAGATCGTCAGCGTCGTCATCGACAAGCGTCCGGCCGATGCCGTGCCTTACGAATTTCCGCATACCTGCCCGATCTGCGGCTCGCCAGCGACGCGCGAGATCAACGAGAAGACCGGCAAGGAGGATTCACGCCGGCGCTGCACCGGCGAGCTGATCTGCGCCGCGCAGGCCGTTGAGGGATTGCGCCATTTCGTCTCGCGCGGCGCCATGGATATCGAGGGGCTGGGCGCGGAAAACATCGACCTGTTCTTCAACGCCGGACTGATCAAGACCGCCGCCGACATCTTCACGCTCAAGGACCGCCGCCCCGACGTCACCAGGGCCCTGGCCGGGCGGCGCGAGGAGCAGGCGAGGCTGCGCGAGGCCGCATCGGGCAAGACGCGCAAGAATGTGCGCAGCGCCGAGGAGCGCAACTATGAAGGCCTCGACAAGCTGTTCGCCGCGATCGACGCGCGCCGCGAGCCGGAGCTGGACCGCTTCATCTTCGCCCTCGGCATCCGCCATATCGGCGAGACGACGGCCGCCGTGCTTGCCAGGACCTTCTCGACCATGGAAGAGCTGATCCGTGTCGGCAAGGAGACCGCTGCGGCCGACGATCCGCACGACGTCTTCCCGTCGATCAACGGCATTGGCGACACGGTGATCGGCGCGCTGCGCGATTTCTTCGGCAATGAACGCAACGACGACGTGCTGGAGGCACTGCTCGCGCAGGTGCATCCGAAGCCGTACATTGTGGAAATCTCGGCCGGCAGCGAAGTCTCCGGCAAGACGGTCGTGTTCACCGGCTCGTTGGAGAAGATGACGCGCTCCGAGGCAAAGGCGATGGCGGAACGTCTCGGCGCCAAGGTCGCGGGCTCGGTTTCCGCCAAGACCGATCTCGTCGTGGCCGGCCCGGGCGCCGGCTCGAAGCTGAAGGATGCCACTGCGCTCGGCATCGAGGTGATCGACGAGGACACCTGGCTGCAGCGGATCGGCAGGGGCGGCTGA
- a CDS encoding AzlD family protein, which translates to MSTTFWIIIAGAVATYLTRVGGHLVISRFDNVHPRVEAGLNAVPAAVLTTLVAPAALGAGPAEWAALIVAAAVSLRGGLMSMFLAGAAVLILARQFAG; encoded by the coding sequence ATGAGCACCACTTTCTGGATCATCATCGCCGGTGCTGTCGCCACCTATCTCACCCGCGTCGGCGGCCACCTGGTCATCTCGCGCTTCGACAACGTCCATCCGCGCGTCGAGGCCGGGCTGAACGCCGTGCCGGCGGCGGTGCTGACCACGCTGGTCGCGCCGGCGGCGCTTGGCGCCGGTCCCGCCGAATGGGCAGCGCTGATCGTCGCCGCGGCCGTGTCGCTGCGCGGCGGGTTGATGTCGATGTTTTTGGCCGGTGCCGCTGTGCTGATACTGGCCAGGCAGTTCGCAGGGTAA
- a CDS encoding TIGR02453 family protein produces the protein MAGAFKGFGQKAIPFLKALDFHQNREWFQENRDLYESELHEPFCDLVETLTERFAAAGLGLRGDRKKSLFRINRDVRFSKDKRPYNRHLSAILSPDGTKMEQGVFYVHIGLERCFSGVAWWQPSPELLLAMRNAIAARPEKYRALVAALKKNGLEFETEDRMKRTPRGFEHVTDSDLAEAIRNRHFYVQHAIDPAGIHSPALVDELVDFTLRAKPLLDWGRAIQGKAQ, from the coding sequence ATGGCCGGCGCGTTCAAGGGGTTTGGCCAAAAGGCCATTCCGTTCCTCAAGGCGCTCGACTTCCACCAGAACCGGGAATGGTTCCAGGAGAACCGCGACCTCTATGAGAGCGAACTGCACGAGCCGTTCTGCGATCTTGTCGAGACGCTGACCGAGCGTTTCGCCGCGGCTGGGCTCGGACTGCGCGGCGACCGCAAGAAGTCGCTGTTCCGCATCAATCGCGACGTGCGCTTCTCCAAGGACAAGCGGCCCTACAACCGGCATCTGTCGGCGATCCTGTCGCCTGATGGCACCAAGATGGAGCAGGGCGTTTTCTACGTGCATATCGGGCTCGAGCGGTGCTTCTCCGGCGTCGCCTGGTGGCAGCCCAGTCCAGAACTGCTGCTCGCCATGCGCAACGCCATCGCGGCAAGGCCGGAGAAGTATCGCGCGCTGGTGGCGGCGTTGAAGAAAAACGGTCTCGAATTCGAGACCGAGGACCGCATGAAGCGCACGCCGCGCGGCTTTGAGCATGTCACCGACAGCGACCTGGCCGAAGCCATCCGCAACCGGCACTTTTACGTCCAGCATGCAATCGATCCGGCCGGAATCCACTCGCCGGCGCTGGTCGACGAGCTCGTCGATTTCACCTTGCGCGCCAAGCCGCTGCTCGACTGGGGCAGGGCGATCCAGGGCAAGGCGCAATAG
- the recN gene encoding DNA repair protein RecN: MLSRLSIRDIVLIEKLDIDFLPGLSVLTGETGAGKSILLDALSLALGARGDAALVRHGAAQGQVIAVFDVPRNHPARALLADNAIEDDGDIILRRVQTADGRTRVFVNDQPSSVTLMRDIGHVLVEIHGQHDERALVDPGAHRELLDSFGGHLGAARATGEAWRYWRGCEQDLAKHRAKVEAAAREADYLRASVAELAKLDPQPGEESELAELRATMMRAEKIASEIHDAQDVLSGPSSPLPQLASLLRRLQRKAGEAPGLLDDVVKSLDEAMLSLDAAQSGVEAALRATEYDPQRLEKAEERLFSLRAASRKHSVAVDDLAQLRDTMAADLADLDAGEDRLHGLEKQAAAAREAYDISAAQLSSLRHAAAVGLTRAVMAELPALKLERAEFIVELASDASSRMEEGIDQVEFWVRTNPGTRPGPMMKVASGGELSRFLLALKVALADRGSAPTLVFDEIDTGVGGAVADAIGQRLARLSKRVQVLSVTHAPQVAARAATHFLISKSGGTDKVATGVAEMDRPARQEEIARMLAGATITDEARAAAERLLRENTAAA; this comes from the coding sequence ATGCTGTCCAGGCTGTCGATCCGCGATATCGTCCTGATCGAGAAGCTGGACATCGACTTCTTGCCCGGCCTCTCGGTACTCACCGGCGAGACCGGCGCCGGCAAATCAATCCTGCTCGATGCGCTGTCCCTGGCACTCGGCGCGCGCGGCGATGCAGCACTCGTGCGCCATGGCGCTGCCCAAGGCCAGGTCATTGCCGTGTTCGACGTGCCGCGCAACCATCCGGCCCGCGCGCTGCTTGCCGACAACGCCATCGAGGATGACGGCGACATCATCCTGCGCCGCGTGCAGACGGCCGACGGCCGCACGCGCGTTTTCGTCAACGATCAGCCGTCCAGTGTCACGCTGATGCGCGATATCGGCCATGTGCTGGTCGAGATCCATGGTCAGCACGACGAGCGGGCGTTGGTCGATCCGGGCGCGCATCGCGAATTGCTGGACAGTTTCGGCGGCCATCTCGGCGCCGCGCGCGCGACGGGCGAAGCCTGGCGCTACTGGCGCGGCTGCGAGCAGGACCTTGCCAAGCATCGCGCCAAGGTCGAGGCCGCGGCGCGCGAAGCCGACTATCTGCGCGCCTCCGTCGCCGAACTGGCGAAGCTCGATCCGCAGCCGGGCGAGGAGAGCGAGCTTGCCGAACTGCGCGCCACGATGATGCGGGCGGAAAAGATCGCCTCGGAAATCCACGACGCGCAGGACGTGCTTTCGGGACCGTCCTCGCCGCTGCCGCAGCTGGCCAGCCTGCTCAGGCGCCTGCAGCGCAAGGCGGGAGAGGCGCCGGGCCTGCTCGACGACGTGGTGAAGTCGCTCGACGAGGCGATGCTGTCGCTCGATGCGGCGCAGTCGGGCGTCGAGGCGGCGCTGCGCGCCACCGAATATGATCCGCAACGGCTGGAGAAGGCGGAAGAACGGCTGTTTTCGCTGCGCGCCGCCTCGCGCAAGCACAGCGTCGCGGTCGACGATCTAGCGCAGTTGCGTGACACGATGGCCGCCGACCTCGCCGATCTCGACGCCGGCGAGGACCGCCTGCACGGCCTGGAGAAGCAGGCGGCAGCGGCGCGCGAAGCCTACGACATCTCAGCCGCGCAACTGTCCTCGCTTCGCCATGCCGCCGCCGTCGGCCTGACCAGGGCGGTGATGGCCGAATTGCCGGCGCTCAAGCTCGAACGCGCTGAGTTCATCGTCGAGCTGGCGAGCGATGCCTCGAGCCGGATGGAAGAAGGCATCGACCAGGTCGAGTTCTGGGTGCGCACCAATCCGGGCACCAGGCCCGGGCCGATGATGAAGGTCGCTTCCGGCGGCGAACTGTCGCGCTTCCTCCTGGCGCTGAAGGTGGCGCTGGCCGACCGCGGCTCGGCGCCGACGCTGGTCTTCGACGAAATCGACACCGGGGTCGGCGGCGCCGTGGCGGATGCCATCGGCCAGCGGCTGGCCAGGTTGTCGAAGCGCGTGCAGGTGCTGTCCGTCACCCACGCGCCGCAAGTGGCGGCGCGCGCGGCGACGCATTTCCTGATCTCCAAATCCGGCGGCACCGACAAGGTCGCCACCGGCGTTGCCGAGATGGACCGGCCGGCGCGCCAGGAGGAGATTGCGCGCATGCTGGCCGGCGCCACCATCACCGACGAGGCGCGCGCGGCGGCGGAGCGTCTGCTGCGCGAGAACACGGCGGCAGCCTAG